A stretch of Coccidioides posadasii str. Silveira chromosome 2, complete sequence DNA encodes these proteins:
- a CDS encoding uncharacterized protein (EggNog:ENOG410PIKX~COG:S) — translation MAVNNEQRRMQHIERKDLYTNLEARIQYLHNFLDFNSNDIEALISGSKYIKALIPAVVNIVYKKLLQYDVTARAFQTRSTSFEGPLDEEPDENSPQILHRKMFLRGYLNRLCSDPSKMEFWEYLDKVGMMHVGRGRKHPLHIEFVHIGANLGFIQNVLTEALLSHPRLPLPRKIALVSAIGKVIWVQNDLFAKWYVRDGDEFADQMEEVAIEREGYLHGKKMIVSEGSESETDGDPAAPATCPFTGARNGASERYDAVKEQPPSELPG, via the exons ATGGCAGTGAATAACGAGCAACGACGGATGCAGCACATCGAGCGCAAAGATCTATATACAAACCTGGAGGCGCGGATACAATATCTTCACAACTTCCTTGATTTCAATTCCA ATGATATCGAGGCACTGATCTCCGGCTCTAAATATATCAAAGCTCTCATCCCTGCCGTTGTCAATATCGTTTATAAAAAGCTCTTGCAATATGATGTCACCGCGCGAGCATTCCAGACAAGGAGTACGAGCTTTGAGGGGCCATTAGATGAAGAGCCGGACGAAAACAGCCCACAGATTCTGCATCGAAAGATGTTTCTAAGAGGGTATTTGAACCGATTATGTTCAGATCCCAGTAAGATGGAATTCTGGGAGTATCTGGATAAAGTCGG CATGATGCACGTCGGTCGGGGTCGCAAGCATCCGTTACACATTGAATTCGTTCACATCGGCGCGAATCTCGGTTTCATTCAGAATGTTCTCACGGAAGCACTTCTCTCCCACCCACGACTTCCGCTCCCTCGCAAAATAGCGCTCGTCAGCGCCATCGGGAAGGTGATCTGGGTACAGAACGATCTCTTCGCAAAATGGTATGTGCGAGATGGAGACGAATTCGCGGACCAGATGGAAGAAGTCGCCATAGAACGTGAGGGTTACTTACATGGGAAGAAAATGATTGTTAGTGAGGGATCGGAAAGTGAGACGGATGGGGACCCAGCTGCGCCGGCCACGTGTCCGTTTACTGGTGCAAGGAACGGTGCTTCGGAGCGATATGACGCTGTGAAAGAGCAGCCGCCGTCTGAACTGCCTGGTTGA
- a CDS encoding uncharacterized protein (EggNog:ENOG410PXS8~COG:F): protein MAPEPLSAAGQNLIDTATSVINGIPVSDFYSVASAAISDDGRVFSGVNVYHFNGGPCAELVVLGVAAAAGATKLTHIVAIANEGRGILSPCGRCRQVLADLHPGIKAIVIGKEGPKMVAVEELLPSIYAWDKDYDRI from the coding sequence ATGGCTCCCGAACCACTCTCAGCAGCTGGGCAAAATCTTATCGATACTGCCACATCAGTCATCAACGGCATTCCAGTCTCTGACTTCTACAGTGTGGCAAGCGCCGCTATTTCTGACGACGGCCGTGTCTTCTCCGGCGTCAATGTCTACCATTTCAACGGCGGTCCGTGCGCAGAACTTGTTGTTCTCGGGGTGGCGGCGGCTGCTGGAGCCACGAAGTTAACTCACATCGTGGCCATTGCCAATGAAGGGAGGGGGATTCTGAGTCCGTGCGGAAGATGTCGACAAGTACTAGCCGATTTGCACCCTGGGATTAAGGCTATTGTGATAGGTAAAGAAGGGCCGAAGATGGTGGCTGTGGAAGAGTTGCTGCCTTCTATATATGCTTGGGACAAGGACTATGACCGTATCTAA
- the CHS2_2 gene encoding Chitin synthase, class 2 (CAZy:GT2_Chitin_synth_1~EggNog:ENOG410PF8Q~COG:M~TransMembrane:7 (o837-856i876-900o912-934i946-970o990-1013i1120-1138o1150-1179i)) → MAFPPNSSNGAPPPPSYDEDPPSYGYNDSVLTYDTNDDMTAPISENGRHDGSTMRLLSSSYVDDNVDGYSAEADVGGAYFRESQPGALHRRLYVNNVHSSISNSDPSPPVQKNATPETSRSTSTLPSHPATVRRCPTISDSSNASVFTTHPGHDKDEFKFVRRRHTRGSAGPDTVRTLRMVNDPLTVPAPLRLTTPKSPVKPKPDIHLDPICRTGPLAKQDQTGLSSVQETDPEEVANKSHHRSSVSTARSLRYQPLHHHNHSITSFSPSRPPSSLSNAPSIPPPSVSGEPAQRPGSPTRPLTPSRNSDWPRPPTSAPSVTYEPAEINGQSRPGTPSSRYGGSPRRPLPPAPLFSRPSASETRINIERTNSNASDDPFGGDGRTMDPKPGSRASVRSYDSYLTESTMVTDDKDTMSKVDLDDESIAGNADPNLHYGPAPEGRQDRRGVRQAQMTKKEVKLINGELVLECKIPTILHSFLPRRDDREFTHMRYTAVTCDPDDFVPRGYKLRQNIGTTMRETELFVCITMYNEDEINFTRTMHGVMRNISHFCSRTKSRTWGKDGWKKIVVCIIADGRQKVHPRTLNALAAMGVYQDGIAKNIVNQKEVTAHVYEYTTQVSLDSDLKFKGAEKGIVPCQIIFCLKERNQKKLNSHRWFFNAFGRALTPNVCILLDVGTKPSPTALYHLWKAFDQDSNVAGAAGEIKAGKGKGWLGLFNPLVASQNFEYKMSNILDKPLESVFGYITVLPGALSAYRYHALQNDSTGHGPLSQYFKGEMLHGKNADVFTANMYLAEDRILCWELVAKREDQWILKFVKSAVGETDVPDAVPEFISQRRRWLNGAFFAAVYSLIHFRQIWKTDHTVMRKILLHIEFVYQFVSLIFTFFSLANFYVTFYFIAGALAAPDVDPFGHNIGKIIFVALRYACILLICLQFILSMGNRPQGAKKMFLTGMIVYSIIMAYTTFAALYMVVMQLKHRDDPKNKELNLGNNIFTNIIVSTLSTVGLYFLMSFMYLDPWHMFTSSAQYFALLPSYICTLQVYAFCNTHDVTWGTKGDNVIHTDLGIARTRDSSTVELEMPSEQLDIDSGYDEALRNLRDRLEVQAPEVSEAQMQEDYYRAVRTYMVSIWVIANAILAMAVSESYNNEEVGSNGYLAFVLWAVAGLAVFRGLGSTAFAVLNIVHKIAEGRMKFAAGSGSSGSGGSSAALSSLSYGAHRNIGEKVRDWFSETGWTLKRKVGKVAFWRR, encoded by the exons ATGGCGTTCCCTCCGAATAGTTCGAACGGCGCTCCTCCACCGCCTTCGTATGACGAGGATCCTCCATCGTACGGATATAACGATAGCGTCCTGACCTACGACACGAACGATGATATGACGGCTCCCATCTCCGAAAACGGTCGGCACGACGGATCGACGATGAGGCTCCTATCGTCGAGCTACGTGGACGACAACGTTGACGGGTACTCCGCAGAGGCGGATGTTGGTGGCGCATATTTCAGAGAGTCGCAGCCTGGGGCGTTGCATCGCCGATTGTATGTAAACAATGTTCACTCTTCCATTTCAAACTCAGATCCCTCCCCTCCGGTACAGAAGAATGCTACTCCGGAAACTTCAAGAAGTACTTCCACCCTACCTTCACACCCTGCGACGGTGCGAAGGTGTCCAACTATATCAGATAGCTCAAATGCTTCAGTTTTCACGACACATCCGGGCCATGACAAGGACGAATTTAAATTCGTACGGCGCCGACATACCAGAGGCTCTGCGGGTCCAGACACCGTTCGCACCCTTAGGATGGTCAACGACCCGTTGACGGTTCCTGCCCCCCTTCGCCTGACAACGCCAAAGTCGCCAGTCAAGCCCAAACCCGATATCCATCTGGATCCCATCTGTCGCACTGGACCTCTTGCGAAACAAGACCAGACAGGTCTTTCCAGTGTACAAGAGACAGATCCAGAAGAAGTAGCTAACAAGTCGCATCATAGAAGCTCTGTATCGACAGCTCGATCGTTGCGTTATCAGCCTCTCCATCATCACAACCACTCGATAACCTCATTCTCACCATCACGACCACCGTCAAGTTTAAGCAATGCGCCGAGTATCCCACCACCAAGCGTCTCTGGAGAGCCTGCTCAGCGGCCAGGGTCGCCAACCAGACCCTTGACACCATCCCGAAACAGTGACTGGCCGCGACCACCGACATCTGCTCCAAGCGTAACGTACGAACCTGCAGAAATCAACGGTCAGTCACGGCCGGGCACCCCGAGCTCACGATATGGTGGTAGCCCTCGACGCCCTCTTCCTCCAGCGCCGCTATTCTCTCGACCGTCAGCCAGCGAAACGAGAATTAATATCGAACGGACCAATAGCAATGCCAGCGATGATCCATTTGGAGGTGATGGAAGGACAATGGACCCGAAGCCAGGTTCAAGGGCTAGCGTAAGGTCGTATGACTCGTATCTGACTGAATCTACGATGGTTACAGACGACAAGGACACCATGAGCAAAGTTGACCTCGATGACGAGAGCATAGCAGGTAACGCCGACCCGAATCTGCATTATGGACCTGCTCCAGAGGGCCGTCAGGACCGTAGAGGCGTTAGACAGGCACAGATGACGAAGAAGGAGGTCAAGCTGATCAACGGTGAATTGGTTTTGGAGTGCAAGATCCCAACTATCCTGCATAGTTTCCTTCCTCGACGAGATGACCGCGAATTTACCCATATGCGATACACCGCCGTGACATGCGATCCCGATGACTTCGTCCCCCGTGGGTATAAGCTACGGCAAAATATTGGTACCACCATGCGCGAGACGGAGCTATTCGTTTGTATCACAATGTATAACGAAGATGAAATCAACTTCACTCGCACGATGCACGGTGTTATGAGGAATATCTCTCATTTCTGTTCCAGGACCAAATCCAGAACTTGGGGAAAAGATGGCTGGAAGAAAATCGTGGTATGTATCATCGCGGACGGCAGACAAAAGGTCCACCCGCGGACACTCAATGCTCTCGCAGCAATGGGTGTTTACCAAGACGGCATCGCAAAGAACATCGTCAATCAGAAGGAGGTTACCGCCCACGTATACGAGTATACGACACAAGTCTCCCTAGACTCTGACTTGAAATTCAAGGGTGCAGAGAAGGGTATAGTTCCTTGTCAAATTATCTTTTGTCTCAAGGAACGTAACCAGAAAAAGCTCAACTCTCATCGATGGTTCTTCAACGCTTTTGGCCGGGCCTTAACTCCCAATGTTTGCATTTTGCTCGATGTCGGCACCAAGCCATCGCCTACAGCTCTATACCACTTGTGGAAAGCTTTCGATCAAGACTCAAACGTCGCGGGCGCCGCAGGAGAGATTAAGGCTGGTAAAGGAAAGGGATGGCTTGGCTTGTTCAATCCTCTTGTGGCATCTCAAAATTTTGAGTACAAGATGTCTAATATCTTGGATAAACCTCTCGAGTCAGTTTTCGGATACATCACTGTGCTTCCTGGAGCATTGAGTGCATACCGTTACCACGCTTTGCAAAACGACAGCACCGGACATGGGCCCCTGAGCCAGTACTTCAAGGGAGAGATGTTGCATGGGAAGAATGCTGATGTCTTCACCGCCAACATGTACTTGGCAGAAGATCGTATCCTATGCTGGGAGCTAGTGGCTAAAAGAGAGGACCAGTGGATTTTGAAGTTTGTCAAAAGTGCGGTTGGGGAGACTGACGTACCAG ATGCCGTTCCTGAATTTATTTCTCAGCGACGAAGATGGCTCAATGGTGCCTTTTTTGCTGCCGTATATTCTCTCATCCATTTCCGTCAAATTTGGAAGACAGATCATACGGTCATGCGAAAGATATTACTTCATATTGAATTCGTCTATCAGTTTGTGAGCTTGATCTTCACATTTTTCTCTCTG GCTAATTTTTATGTCACATTTTATTTCATTGCTGGGGCTTTGGCGGCTCCAGACGTTGATCCGTTTGGACATAATATTGGCAAAATAATATTTGTTGCATTGAGATACGCCTGTATCTTGCTCATATGTTTACAGTTTATTCTATCCATGGGAAATCGACCTCAGGG AGCTAAAAAGATGTTCTTGACGGGTATGATTGTGTACAGTATCATCATGGCTTATACTACCTTCGCCGCATTGTACATGGTGGTGATGCAACTCAAACACCGTGACGACCCCAAGAATAAAGAACTGAACCTCGGAAACAATATCTTCACAAATATCATCGTCTCGACACTCTCGACTGTTGGTCTGTACTTCCTCATGTCATTCATGTACCTCGACCCTTGGCACATGTTCACGTCATCAGCCCAATACTTTGCACTTCTGCCGAGCTACATCTGCACTCTGCAGGTCTACGCATTCTGCAACACACACGACGTTACCTGGGGCACAAAGGGCGACAACGTAATCCATACCGATCTCGGAATTGCGCGTACGCGAGATTCTTCCACCGTCGAGCTCGAAATGCCGTCTGAACAACTCGACATCGACAGTGGCTACGACGAAGCTCTCCGCAACCTCCGTGATAGGCTAGAAGTCCAAGCGCCCGAGGTTTCCGAAGCGCAAATGCAAGAAGATTATTATCGTGCGGTGCGGACGTACATGGTGTCTATTTGGGTCATTGCCAACGCGATCCTCGCAATGGCCGTGAGCGAATCGTATAACAACGAGGAAGTTGGGAGCAATGGCTATCTCGCGTTTGTGCTCTGGGCGGTGGCGGGTTTGGCTGTCTTCCGTGGCCTGGGGTCCACGGCGTTTGCGGTCCTGAATATTGTGCATAAGATAGCGGAGGGCAGGATGAAATTTGCTGCAGGGTCTGGGTCGTCGGGCAGCGGTGGTAGTTCTGCTGCGCTAAGCAGTCTAAGTTACGGAGCGCACAGAAATATCGGCGAGAAGGTGAGAGATTGGTTTAGCGAAACGGGGTGGACTTTGAAGAGAAAGGTTGGAAAAGTGGCTTtttggaggagatga
- a CDS encoding uncharacterized protein (BUSCO:251613at4751~EggNog:ENOG410PFGJ~COG:S~BUSCO:4290at33183), whose translation MIRPAVRPYRKLLVSATWSGPGAARSFSVCARGVADSHRSRCLSGSARREQCVGYVSPGSGGRVDGGLKYGQTRRMTDVGTAVGVQDSAPAATFGPIQEYDSRVEAGRLRDDDFQRAIIQHLQDLHEVLRGYKPPPVVHPSLAELNAAPKSSLFDTLFGRSSKPSGLISRIPENLPKGLYMHGDVGCGKTMLMDLFYDTLPANIGSKTRIHFHNFMQDVHKRLHLVKMKHGNDFDGVPFVAAEIAEQSSVLCFDEFQCTDVADAMILRRLLESLMSHGVVFITTSNRHPDELYKNGIQRQSFIPCIQLLKNTLTVLNLNSTTDYRKIPRPPSGVYHCPLGLQADHHADKWFEYLGDFKNDPPHRAVHQVWGRDVVVPQASGKAARFTFDELIGRPTSAADYIELMRNYNAFIITDVPGMTLQQRDLARRFITFIDAVYESRAKLVLTTAVPLSHLFLSPSEIKASITHTPKHSAANSKPISSSSSSSSSSSPAQDSGEDLDDSMRMLMDDLGLSMSQLRATSIFSGDEERFAFARALSRLAEMEGKEWVERGMGVGLDIKAGIEEKQAWDKMRSRWTEDNM comes from the exons ATGATTCGACCCGCCGTACGTCCATATCGCAAACTCCTCGTCAGTGCTACGTGGTCGGGACCTGGCGCTGCGCGTTCCTTTTCGGTCTGTGCGAGAGGTGTGGCGGACTCACATCGTTCGAGATGCTTGAGTGGATCGGCCCGCCGGGAGCAGTGCGTTGGATACGTGTCTCCGGGAAGTGGAGGGAGGGTAGACGGTGGGCTTAAATATGGTCAAACGAGGAGGATGACGGATGTCGGTACCGCAGTTGGGGTTCAGGACAGTGCTCCGGCAGCGACGTTTGGGCCTATCCAAGAGTATGATTCGAGAGTGGAGGCGGGGCGGTTGAGGGACGATGATTTTCAAAGAG CAATTATCCAACATCTCCAAGACCTACATGAAGTCCTCAGAGGGTATAAGCCACCTCCAGTAGTCCACCCGTCTCTTGCTGAGTTGAATGCTGCGCCCAAATCCTCCTTATTTGATACCCTCTTCGGCCGTAGCTCTAAACCATCCGGCCTCATCTCACGGATACCCGAAAACCTGCCAAAGGGTCTATATATGCATGGCGACGTGGGATGTGGGAAGACCATGTTGATGGATCTCTTTTATGACACTCTACCTGCGAACATCGGCTCCAAGACACGCATACATTTCCACAATTTCATGCAGGACGTGCACAAACGGCTGCATCTTGTGAAAATGAAGCATGGAAATGACTTTGATGGAGTCCCCTTTGTGGCAGCTGAGATTGCAGAGCAGTCCAGTGTACTGTGTTTTGATGAATTTCAGTGCACTGATGTTGCTGACGCAATGATCCTGAGGAG ATTGCTTGAATCCTTGATGTCCCACGGCGTTGTTTTCATAACAACATCAAACCGGCACCCGGATGAATTGTATAAGAACGGAATTCAGCGACAGTCTTTTATCCCATGCATCCAACTTCTCAAGAATACACTTACCGTCTTAAATCTTAACTCCACCACAGATTATCGCAAAATCCCGCGTCCACCGTCTGGTGTTTATCACTGTCCCCTCGGTCTGCAGGCCGACCATCACGCCGATAAATGGTTCGAGTATCTAGGGGATTTCAAAAATGACCCACCGCACCGCGCAGTGCATCAAGTCTGGGGACGCGATGTCGTCGTTCCACAAGCTTCAGGCAAAGCGGCAAGATTTACATTCGATGAGCTGATTGGCCGACCCACGAGTGCAGCGGATTATATCGAGTTGATGAGGAACTACAATGCGTTCATCATTACTGATGTGCCCGGGATGACGCTGCAGCAGCGTGATTTGGCCAGACGATTCATTACGTTTATTGATGCAGTCTACGAGAGTCGG GCTAAACTCGTCCTCACCACCGCTGTTCCTCTCTCACACCTCTTCCTTTCCCCCTCTGAGATCAAAGCCTCGATCACTCACACCCCAAAGCACTCTGCTGCTAATTCTAAACCcatctcttcctcctcctcctcttcttcttcctcgtcaCCTGCTCAAGACTCCGGCGAAGACCTGGATGACTCCATGCGCATGTTGATGGATGATCTCGGTCTGTCCATGTCCCAATTAAGGGCCACCTCCATATTCAGCGGTGACGAAGAGCGCTTCGCATTTGCCCGGGCGTTGTCAAGATTAGCGGAGATGGAGGGCAAGGAGTGGGTTGAGAGAGGGATGGGCGTGGGACTGGATATCAAAGCAGGGATCGAAGAGAAGCAAGCGTGGGATAAGATGAGGAGTCGGTGGACGGAGGACAACATGTGA
- the BEM1 gene encoding bud emergence protein 1 (EggNog:ENOG410PGTP~COG:C~BUSCO:6058at33183), translating into MKAIRRSLKGDKDQKPQHVSITPKSAIAILPPKKVIRALYDYTPDPANTHELAFSKGDFFHVISREDDFDWYEACNPLSSSARGLVPVSFFEVIGKTERNSGGSTGFPEDHRSHDLQSSDPSDRNTLVGTESTTNTTKQGAQARMSAIGKSAGAMVYGVVQYDFHAERPDELEARAGEAIIVIAQSNPEWFVAKPIGRLGGPGLIPVSFIEVRDMVTGQPVTDPHEAVKRAGVPRVEEWKKMTAEYKNSSITLGKFETGGVQSATAEIEKMSLNNSGHHNSNDYYHQRNASKSQRYPNPNQQFQQQRSQDYYSVPAPVQASIPRYCFDNDKYWYIIEAQMEDGRWWELSRYYHDFYDFQIALLAQFEEEAGNKGGPRTLPFMPGPVTHVTNAISNGRRQNLDEYIKKLLSMPPHISRCQLVRQLFAPRPGDFEIDPAAMADEYRLSSGSQPSSGHDASPSASRQSSQGQMNSYLNHQRNQGSVSQPSVAQQPMMLRQGSALTQGSISSGSNAIKIKVFFQDDLIVVRVPTDVTLQQLRDKIKDRLKVDEDILLRYKDEPSRGFVELLSDADLEVAIQRNTKLMVYVGIA; encoded by the exons ATGAAG GCCATCAGACGTTCACTCAAGGGCGACAAAGACCAGAAGCCACAGCATGTCTCCATCACTCCCAAGTCTGCCATCGCTATTTTGCCGCCAAAGAAG GTCATAAGGGCCCTCTACGATTACACTCCCGATCCAGCCAACACACACGAGCTTGCCTTCAGCAAAGGTGATTTTTTCCATGTTATAAGCAGAGAAGACGACTTCGATTGGTACGAAGCCTGCAACCCACTATCCTCCAGTGCCCGTGGTCTGGTCCCCGTCTCTTTCTTCGAGGTCATCGGCAAGACAGAGCGAAACAGCGGCGGCTCGACTGGCTTTCCCGAAGACCATCGCAGCCACGACCTTCAGAGTTCGGATCCTTCGGACCGGAATACACTCGTCGGTACAGAATCTACGACAAACACGACAAAACAAGGTGCGCAGGCAAGGATGTCGGCGATTGGGAAGAGTGCGGGCGCAATGGTCTACGGAGTGGTGCAGTATGATTTTCACGCCGAAAGACCAGATGAATTGGAGGCCAGAGCCGGCGAGGCgatcatcgtcatcgccCAGTCGAACCCAGAGTGGTTTGTTGCAAAGCCAATTGGGCGTCTGGGTGGCCCGGGCCTCATTCCCGTCTCCTTCATCGAGGTCCGAGACATGGTCACGGGCCAGCCCGTAACCGATCCCCACGAAGCCGTTAAGCGTGCGGGAGTCCCGCGGGTCGAAGAGTGGAAGAAAATGACAGCAGAGTACAAGAACAGCTCTATTACCCTGGGCAAGTTCGAGACTGGAGGTGTTCAGTCTGCCACCGCCGAAATCGAAAAGATGAGCTTGAACAACAGCGGCCATCACAACAGCAACGATTAT TACCATCAGCGCAACGCAAGCAAAAGTCAGAGATATCCCAACCCGAACCAGCAATTCCAACAGCAGCGATCACAGGATTATTATTCCGTCCCCGCTCCGGTCCAGGCGTCGATCCCCCGCTACTGCTTCGATAATGACAAATACTGGTATATTATTGAGGCGCAGATGGAAGATGGCAGATGGTGGGAACTATCAAGATACTATCATGACTTTTATGACTTCCAGATCGCTCTGCTTGCGCAATTCGAGGAGGAAGCTGGGAATAAGGGAGGTCCTCGGACACTGCCATTCATGCCCGGCCCAGTCACTCATGTGACAAATGCAATATCCAACGGTCGCCGTCAAAACCTGGACGAGTACATTAAGAAATTACTCTCCATGCCGCCGCACATTTCGCGCTGTCAGCTTGTCCGCCAGCTTTTCGCACCACGGCCTGGCGACTTCGAAATCGACCCTGCCGCAATGGCCGACGAATACCGGCTATCCTCGGGCTCTCAGCCATCCTCAGGACACGATGCATCGCCCAGTGCATCTCGACAATCCTCACAAGGCCAGATGAACAGCTATCTTAACCACCAGCGAAACCAGGGGTCCGTGTCGCAACCAAGCGTGGCCCAGCAGCCGATGATGCTTCGACAGGGTAGCGCACTAACACAAGGGTCCATATCATCCGGCTCGAATGCGATCAAGATCAAAGTGTTCTTCCAAGATGATCTCATTGTCGTCCGTGTCCCTACCGATGTCACATTGCAGCAATTAAGAGACAAGATCAAGGACCGCTTAAAGGTCGACGAGGACATCCTCCTGCGGTACAAGGACGAACCGTCTCGCGGGTTTGTAGAGCTGCTCAGTGACGCTGATCTGGAGGTGGCCATTCAGCGGAATACGAAGCTCATGGTATATGTTGGGATTGCGTGA
- a CDS encoding uncharacterized protein (EggNog:ENOG410PG7F~COG:K~BUSCO:6395at33183) produces the protein MNAASPPWRASTTAQYTSNAPAYISVQARRSLASNPQSTTDPHSTDIPPPKPAEAQGSKKRVEWPPGVRQYVQRSFVPEYQIPGITREDMEKKLKQIITEAAESNNLNNVNWEALPLPQEMIRDERNRALTSSTRQQPVGFHRSIPAYTERSQKEEYSPKRKSSEISTVEDNVESIPPWRRKANSRTEFEDRNSFPSPTDKRRRTDIGNDNANSKIPSKFTSVLESRKRRFEDTGSGSQATPSTRSPYEGSLTRDSDDGPVIGRCQNLEKNYFRLTAPPNPDTVRPLSVLKKTLDLLKKKWRSENNYNYVCDQFKSMRQDLTVQHIRNEFTVNVYEIHARIALEKGDLGEYNQCQTQLLALYAMNLGGHPMEFKAYRILYFIYTRNRTAINNALADLTPAEAADHAVKHALDVRSALALGNYHRFFQLYLDTPNMGAYLMDMFVDRERLNALTYICKAYKPDLNIRFITEELGFESDEQAARFILDHVPEELLQEKPDGVKLVTAKAQPYFEAAKAEAHRIVDIKGQI, from the exons ATGAATGCTGCTTCTCCGCCATGGCGGGCTTCCACTACGGCACAATACACATCAAATG CTCCCGCATATATTTCCGTTCAAGCCCGCCGCAGCTTAGCTTCAAACCCGCAGTCAACTACAGATCCCCACTCCACAGATATTCCTCCACCGAAACCTGCCGAGGCTCAAGGTAGTAAGAAAAGGGTTGAGTGGCCCCCTGGAGTACGCCAATATGTGCAACGGAGCTTTGTTCCCGAATACCAGATCCCGGGTATTACGCGAGAGGATATGGAGAAAAAGCTAAAGCAAATAATCACGGAAGCAGCCGAGAGCAATAATCTCAACAATGTTAATTGGGAAGCCCTGCCGTTACCCCAGGAAATGATTCGTGATGAGCGGAATAGGGCTCTGACATCGTCAACGAGACAGCAACCAGTGGGCTTTCACAGATCTATTCCTGCATATACGGAAAGATCACAAAAGGAAGAATATTCCCCGAAAAGAAAATCATCAGAAATTAGCACAGTGGAGGATAACGTGGAAAGTATTCCGCCATGGAGAAGAAAAGCTAACTCTCGCACTGAGTTTGAAGATCGCAATAGTTTCCCTTCCCCTACTGACAAACGAAGACGGACAGATATCGGTAATGATAACGCTAACAGCAAAATTCCAAGTAAGTTTACCAGTGTTCTGGAGAGCCGCAAACGGCGTTTCGAGGACACAGGCTCTGGTTCACAGGCGACCCCCAGTACGCGTTCGCCCTACGAGGGATCCCTCACGAGAGATTCCGATGACGGGCCCGTTATCGGCCGATGCCAGAATTTAGAAAAGAACTATTTCCGTCTCACTGCTCCCCCAAACCCGGACACTGTGCGGCCGTTGTCTGTGCTAAAAAAGACCCTTGACCTGTTAAAGAAAAAGTGGAGATCAGAGAACAATTACAATTACGTCTGTGACCAATTTAAGTCCATGCGACAGGATTTAACCGTCCAACACATCAGAAATGAGTTCACGGTCAACGTATACGAAATCCATGCTCGAATTGCTTTGGAAAAGGGTGATCTTGGTGAGTATAATCAGTGCCAGACTCAACTACTGGCATTGTATGCAATGAATCTTGGAGGACATCCCATGGAATTTAAGGCGTATCGTATTCTCTATTTCATTTATACCCGCAATCGAACCGCCATCAACAACGCCTTGGCGGATCTAACCCCCGCAGAAGCAGCTGACCATGCTGTGAAACATGCATTGGATGTGCGTTCCGCTCTGGCACTTGGAAATTATCATCGATTTTTCCAACTCTACCTTGACACGCCGAACATGGGAGCATATCTTATGGACATGTTTGTCGACCGGGAGCGTCTTAATGCTCTCACCTACATCTGTAAAGC GTATAAGCCCGACCTCAATATTAGATTCATCACCGAGGAACTTGGTTTTGAGTCAGATGAGCAAGCTGCCCGATTTATTCTGGATCATGTGCCGGAAGAGCTCCTTCAAGAGAAACCAGACGGCGTTAAACTTGTTACTGCGAAGGCTCAACCTTACTTTGAAGCGGCTAAAGCTGAAGCCCACAGAATCGTTGATATTAAAGGACAGATTTAA